The Nevskiales bacterium genome contains the following window.
ACCGCGTGGCTGATCTCGGTCACGCCCTTGGGCATGTTCAGGAGCCAGCTCGCGCTCGCGGTGCCGGACATCAGCAGTGCGGCACCGCCGGCCACCAGCTTCTGCATCGTATTCATCGACATGCGCATACTCCCGTCATCCTCGGTCGTGTTCGGCGCGCCCCGACGGCGTCGCCAGCAATTCTCGGATCCGCCGCGCCAGCCGCACGCGGTCGTCCTCTCCCAGGCAGGCGCCGATCTCACAGCGGGCGCCGGCGTATGTCAGCCACAGGTGGCTGCGGTCGGCCGGGGTTTCCGGCTCGAACTGCAGCCGCGTCCAGGCGCGGGGAAACTCCCAGCGGTGCTCGGGCCGACGCCGCCCGGTCTCGACCCGTAGCCGGTCGGGATCCAGCGTGATCACCTCGCGGTAGGTGTTGCCGCGCAGCGACCACCACAGGCCCGCCGCCAGTGCCAGCATCTCCAGGCCCGCGAAGGGCAGCACCAAC
Protein-coding sequences here:
- a CDS encoding DUF2244 domain-containing protein gives rise to the protein MNGTDAVDTSAQGESRHRLVVEPNASLTVTQAAVFLLWMCVLTFGIAGLFAWRGYWLVLPFAGLEMLALAAGLWWSLRGNTYREVITLDPDRLRVETGRRRPEHRWEFPRAWTRLQFEPETPADRSHLWLTYAGARCEIGACLGEDDRVRLARRIRELLATPSGRAEHDRG